The genomic stretch cactttgacctgacccaaatTAGAAGTGGAcccatatatatttgtaccacaaaatagccactttctatgccattttatgctaaaatttCCAACAAACAAAAGgataagtattataatatttatttgacACTAAGcatcaaatagaccatcgaacttgtATGATTCATTCAATTAGACCATTGAACAAAAAACGTGCACAATTAAACCATTTAACATTAAAAGTGTGTgcaattgacatttttgtaggTAAGTAACAAGTCGCCTATTAACTTTTGATTTAACATGCCACAtggataataaaataatttttcattaattatttaacaaatataatgtaatattaatttttataaatttttaaaaaaatggagcCTCCTCCCCACGGCCTCCTCCGTCAACGTTGACGAGGATGttgaaaaaaatagcataaaatggcatttttagtggctattttgttgtacaaatatatgtggggtccactttcgatttgggtcgggtcaaagtggatttgagTTCTTTGTAGTTAGATGAAGAGGttgatatattgtacgtacaaaacggataatgggtgaatgagaaattggttgtCAAAGTtaacccatttgagttggaaaaatggaggGAAAAGCTTGAAAGTAGCTTTTTTCCACATTGGTTtaggaagtgggtttgcaccactatttatacaagagcttTTCTAAggtttattgaattgtataacatagaggctctctctcgtgCGTAGATGAACTCATGATGCTTCGTCGCCTCGTGCCTTTGCTTCTACTCCTTTCTAGCTAATTGTGATCAAAGCCTTGCTctttattaatttgttaaaataattttttatatataactttGACATGTTATTGCCATGTAACTATCCACATAAgcattaacattttaaaattaaatatattaaatgccAAGTCATCAATTTAACTTGTTTAACTTGGAGCaacatgtaaaaaaaatgataattgcacatttttatatgtttaatGTTCTAAGAGCATCCGTAATagtggattttttttaatgatttttgaggagtttttgtaagtgtgattaagaaagagaatatGGGAGTAGAAAGAGataaacaatagaaaaggaaaaaaaataaaaagaaaaccatAAAGCTGCTATTAAGGACAGTCAAACAGTGGGCCTTTCTCGTGCCTTTCTCCTTCTCTCTCTATTTGTTAGATCATTTACTGTTCCAAAAAATGGTTCTTGCAAATGAACCTTCCTCCTTCTCTCTcccctttctctttcttccaccTCATCTTTTACTATTCTAAAAACTCCAAAATAACCTctactaaggatgctctaagtgCATACTCTTCAGTTAGGTAATATAAGATTCCCATGATATTTTACAAATTATGCCCTTCACTTTTCATTTAGTAGTCAGCATCGTggtttctaaataatttaacttaCAAGGAAAAGAGTATGACTGTAGTAAAGGACAATTGCAGTATagagaaatataaaaaaaaggaaacatattgttatcattattatcatttaCATGTCATTGTTGAGTTTTTATCATCTATGTATTGCACCTTATTTGGAGatcattatttacaaaaataaatgaacTAATAACTTATTAGAGGTTGataaaggccttgtggtcaagcagcatgaagtgattttcttaagtgggaggtcatgggttcgagccttagtgagGGCAATGTTGATTTTGTTgggtttcagtaggttgagaaagtatatggacagatactacatgtaacaggtcaatagtatttcaaaaaataacttattgAAATGCATGAAAAAAATGTTAGGGacaataaagtaaataaacaataataacataaaatacaaCCCTTCAAACACAAAAATCTAACATTTTCAGCCATCCAACATTCTCTATGGTAACATTTCGTGTACTAAATGGTCCTAATAGTTATATAAGGATGTTGGTAAGTTGatataaatattaatgtatAAATTTAAGTGTGTCACTCTATATAAAATTTACGAGTTACAAAAAGTTCAACACAAATAAGATATTATTTTATAGTCTAAATTGCATCACATGAATCATACTCATTCaactttaaacaaattaaaagtaaaacatatataataaatatagtaTAAGAACGTCAACGAGTCAAAACTCAAAGAGGCAGACAAAGGAAACCGAGTCGAGTCAAAACGTGAAAAATGAGAACGCGGCCAACACAGACCAAACTATATACGTAGTAGTAGGTAGCAATCGCAGCTTGCAAACAAAGGCGTCCATTTcccgaattatatatatatacagtgaAATCTCTTCTCACAACCACAATTGCTCTCCACCGTACACGTTCTCTCTCTATTTCCGCCATTGAAAGCcacaagcttttttttttttttttttttttttttgggtctgatcaattatatttattttttatttgtttaagcTTGATCTTCCTGTTTAATAGCAAGCCAGGAAGTGCATAAGAATAATTCGTTTTGGGGGTGAGAATCTTTAAAATCTTGAAAATCAAGGGAGTGAAGTGGATTAAAACAGGGCCTACGAAATTCTGAAGAAGACGCTCTCTCCTCTCCGTTGCTATCCTTTTTCGACTCTTGGAACACACGTTTTTCCCCCTTTCTCATAATTTATCTGGAGCCCCTTTTCCCCtcttcatcaattttttttttctcttccctttcTCGGGATAGTTTTGTGAATCTCTAGGgttctatcttttttttttccccttttttttttaaatctgtaAACCCTCGATTCGTTAAGGTCGAGGGGGggtttttatttcatttctataattttttgttaGTATTTTGGGTGGGTTGTTCTTGAAGTTTGTTGTAAACACCATGGTTTTGGTATCGGCTTTGTTGGGTATTTTGCAAAAACCCACAATAGGGGATGTAATAATTGAGATGATGCTGTTTATGGCACCTATTTGGATTGCGATTGTTGTTGGAGTGCTGGTGGGTTGGTCATGGAGGCCCAGTTGGGCTAATCTGAGTGGCGTTAAAGATTGCTTTGACTCTACCCTCTCGTCTTCTTCAAAGACATTTTCTTCCCGGATTAGCTTGCAAAACGTGTTGACTGGTTTAACTTCCATGAAATCGCAATTGCCCAGCTGCGTTTCTTCGAATTCTGAGGCGGAAACTTCAGCTCCGATTCCTCACCCATGGTAGGTTCAaaatttctttacttttttgtgtttttttaatcGTTTAGAGGGCAATTTGTTGAGCTGGGCTTAGATTTTTGCATATAGGAATAGTCATTTTCTCTAGCATATCTCAGAAACTAAACTGTTGGTTATGGTTTGAGGCTATAGGATTAGTCATTTTCTCTAGCATATCTCAGAAACTAAACTGTTGATTATGGTTTGAGGCTATAGGATTAGCAGTAAATTGAGTTTGTTTGTTCTGATTGGTTGTATTTATTTTTCCAGTTCATTGCAGCCAAAAAGTGAAAAATCTGTTCTTGTTGATGATAATGACCTTCATCAGTTATCCCAACTAGTAGACGAGAACGATGGAGGCCCTGCTTGGATTCAAATGATGGATCGGTCAGCACCTAACATGAGTTATCAAGCTTGGCGCCGAGACCTTCAGGTATCACCCTTTCTATGAAAGGAAATTAGGAGTAAAATGTTTAGAAGATTATATATGTTCTGGAATTCAATAATTTGCACCTTTTGTCTCCTGTTATCTAAATTGTATTgcttttttaatgtaaaattgtaGAATGGACTTCCCCAGTATCGCAGTAGAAGTGTATATGAGGATGCCAGGCCAGAAATGGTGAGGGATTTCTTTTGGGATGATGAATTTAGGCTAAAGTGGGATGACATGCTCATACATGCTGAAACCTTGGAGGAATGTCCCGCTACTGGAACTATGATGGTTCAGTGGGTTCGCAAGGTATGATAGTCGATAGACTATGGTCTTTTTTGCTCTAACTCTATTACTCTATTGATTGATGCGGCTTTTCTTAatcttttcttttccctttttttgcTATTGTGCTGCAGTTTCCGTTCTTCTGTAGTGATAGAGAATACATCATTGGCCGTCGAATTTGGAAGTCAGGACAAGCATATTACTGTGTCACCAAGGTAAGCAAATTGATGTTGAGATTTAAACCAAGTATGGTTTTCTTTGCAGCTATGActgcaattttctttcaatATTATGACATTGTTTTTTAGCTACTTTTTAACAAAGTCTTACGGGGTATAGTATTCGTAGCAAATTGGTGGATAAATAGTCTGCCAAAGTGTTGGGCCTCTTGTTCCATTCGGTTTCGAAAAAGTAGAGAATGTCTTCCATTTTTGTGGCTTATGCTTCATACAAGGTGTTTTAGTCGTGATTAATGCATCAATGGCTTGAAATGCTGGCAGAAAAAGACTTTATTTTGCTAATAAAATCGTAAACCAATGTGTTCCAGCTTCCAGTAATTCGCTCATCCATAGGTTGGTGGTCTGCTAGTAGTGTTAAGTTTATTGAAACAGACAGCTAGTTAAGATTTGAACTTTTGGTGTGTCATGACTTGCTTGCACTTTCTGGGTTGTAATAGAAGCTATCTGTTTCTGTGTGATGCATTTTTGTTACTTGTCTCGTGTATGGACcgaatatattcataattctaaTGATATAATATATGGTTGATGATATTTCAGGGTGTTCCTTGCTCCTCTGTGCCACGGAGTAATAAACCAAGGCGTGTTGATGTATATTATTCAAGTTGGTGCATTCGTCCAGGTAGGCTATGAAACAGTCATTAAGTATCTGTATATTTGTAGCCTTGTCTATTTTACAGTCTAACATGAAACTTTCTAATATAACAGCTGTTGGTTTTTGTTATCTAAAATcgtaactttttttaaaaaaattcatacagTTGAATCGAAGATAGATGGCCGACTGACAGCATGCGAGGTGCTACTCTTTCATAACGAAGACATGGGCATTCCTTGGGAAATCGCTAAACTTGGCGTTCGACAAGGCATGTGGGGAGCTGTCAAGAAGATAGACCCTGCTCTACGCACATACCAGAAGCACAGAGCCTCGGAAGCTCCACTTTCCCGCTCTGCATCCATGGCTCAAATCAACACCCAATTCAGTGTCGACAAGCTGAGGTCACTGGAGGGAGAGAAGAGTTTAGCTGAGGTCGAGAACCTGGATGCACCACAGAAGCCTGCAGCGGGGAGGAACGTGCCAAAATTGCTCCTCGTTGGTGGAGCGATTGCCCTGGCTTGTAGTCTTGACCGCGGGCTGTTGACTAAAGCCGTTATATTTGGCGTTGGGCGAAGGTTCGCAGGCATCGGGAAGCGGTGCTGAAGCCATGGTTGCATTAATTGAGTTTGTTGTATGTAAAGTTTAACACGAGAGGAGGGGGTTTAATGGTAGGCTAGGAAGGAAGGGAAATTCCCAGTGGAGACTTGAGATCCAACTTACTCAAGTAAGGCTCATAATTTTGGCATTGTAACTGGTTAGACAAGGAGAATGTATCCCATAGGTTATATTCACTAAAGAATTAAGAATGAAAGAACCATGGTAGATTCCTAGTATTATACcataacaaattttaattttttgaataccaTTATCCTATTACATTGTAGGATCTGATCATTTATACTTTTCATTTATACTTTCTTAACCtcttgaaacacaaagagtcaatattgcttccacctcgatctcatgacctcccatataggagagtcactacatgttatctgagcacaaggtgtttgacacaaattttagtttataaagctcataatttagtataaaaaattgaaatatcgGTGTACGcttttttgctttattattattattattattattattaggttaaagtgtcatcccgcaccatgaaccataagcGATTCTTCATGCTGCATTTGATCCACCAACCATTAAATGTACTTTCATAAGTGATTATTTGATCCACcaaccattaaatttttttcgcCTAGAACTTTTTGCAGGTTACTTCTAGGTTGCCTGTAATAATATGCTGAcatggaattttttatttttttatttttcttttttcgtagttttcttttttttttttttcgccttCCATTTGGTAGTCAACAGTCAGCTTCTTCATTCTACAGCTTCAAGACTAAATCAGTTTATCATACTTAGTTGTGGGTTGTGTGATGCAAAACAGTGACGTCGGGAAAGTTTGGGACTCCAAAAGGCAATCTCATAGCTTTGATCCATCATCTCTTCAAATTAAAACCAAGAAAGTATACAGAAGCTTATATTTCTTGGCCAGTTTTCCGGGGAAGACGAAGAAAGTATCGGCGATCAAGCAGTTAACGAGAGCCGCTGGACTGATGCCGTTTCGCACTGCCCGTTGTGCTTACCGCCGGAGCTGTCGCCGCCTACCAGCTTAGGTTTGTAGACTCTTCACGGAAGCACCTCACTGCATGTGCAACAGCGTCCAAACAGTGCTCGACTCCCACGCTCGCCGGAGGTTCAGCCGTCGTTTGGTCCAGAGCCATTGCACGAAGCTGGATGACTTCCTGTTGCTGCTGAGAAGCCAATGCAAACTTTTTCGGGCAAGTGATCCCTCAGATCAACCTTAAAGCTAAGGTTGTCGTCTGTCCAAATGCCAAAACCCAAGTTTCGTGTAAAGTTAACTTGGAGAATCTGGGGACTAGCACTATAATAAGTAATGAAAGCATTATTATCTATCCCCAGTGCAATGCTGTTAAGCCATTCCTTGCTTACATTATTATCTATCTCCATGGACGAGTATGTACCGAACAACACAGCAACGAAAGTATATACAGATACCTGACTTGGAATTGATAGTATTCATCGATGATTTTCACTCTTCTCCCTACTTCATTCAgtctttaattatatatatatatatatatatatatataataacgaAAGCTATGCATGTGTAGTGGAGGCTCCTTTGCCCTCGTTAATAAATGGTACTTATTGTTTTGAACCAGCGCATGAGATTCTACTGGTCTTCACATAAAGCCAAGCCTGCAGGCATGGTCTTCACTGATTCCACGCTCCTCAATGTAGCTGTGAAATGCATCTCTAGTCCTTTCATCTATATCTTGAAATactgtgttggaggaagaagatcaatagTGAAGGGCTAGGATCCTTTCTTATTGCTTTGTTGCTGTAACTGTTTCTCTCCATAGCATTGTGTATATAAGTCGTCCATCTTCACTGTAGCATCAGGATATAAGCCACACAGAAAACGCAAAGACTCCTTTTGACCAGACTTAGAGATGTAAACATGGACAAACAATTGATTAATGTCATCCTCATCATTTTCATCCCCTCCTCCAGGTATAATGTTAGCCAACCGACTACAAGGACCGCCACACGGCTAACGCGTGGTAGGAGTGCCGTTGCTGGAGCGTGGCGGCGGCGCTTGTTAGATCTCGCCTTAGCATTTTGTCCAAAGTCGTGTATTTTCCAATCGCCTGGAGTGCTGTTCAACTGCCAGATAAATTTTAGCTTTGGAGACGGCGAGCAACGACTGGAGAGTAACTCTTTGCCTTTGATTTTGGGAGTTGACTTAAATATTTGGGGTTGACTTTAAAGGAAGGTCCACATCAACTAATAACCTatgccatgtcatcatagtaacctggaaacctgcaaaaagttctaggcgaaaaaaatttaatggttaGTGGATCAAATAATCACTTATGAAAGtacagggtgcggcatgaagaatCGCTTATGGTTCATGCTGCGGGATGATACTTtagccttattattattattattattgaagtaGAAAGCATAATATGATTAAGAAAGGTCCAGGCTCAAGGCGTGAGCAATGGACGAGAAAGGAACAAGGGAACAATCCATACACTCAGACTTGGATAGGGCTTTCCAGGCTACCAAATGGGCCATGGACGGGAAAGGAACAAAGGAACAATCCATACAGTCAGGAGGGCTGCATCTTCTTGTTCGTTGTATCGAGGGCTGCATCGACATTGATTTTGAACATTCCCTCAGGAGGTTTAGACCAGACAATATCAGCACCTGTATTCCTGGTATCAATGTGGAGAGTATGGTTAGTCGCATTTCACTCAGTGAGGAAATTAAAAACAGATTGGCATAAGAAGTCAGTtgaatgaattttattattccAGATTTTGTCATTCCTAGCCTCCCAGATTTTCCAGCAGATAGAGATTAATAAGCATAAATCACTGTCAGGTTTTGTGTTGAAACAATGCTCCAACCAGCCCGTGAAAGAGCCACTAGAAGAGTAATCCGTGTTACCAAGAATATCCCAACATCTTCTAGCAAGGGGACATCTCACAAAAAATGTGGAAATATGATTCATCCTCATAGTTACAAAGTTGACAGATGGTGGGGATATTAACATGCTTTGTTCTGAGCCTGTCACAAGATGGAAGAGAAGCGGAGCAAAGTTGCCAGAAAAATGTGTTAATCTTAGGTGAAAGCTTGAAGTCCCAAAATCTAGTACAGAAAGGAGATGGACTAGGTCACTTGTTTCTAACACTTGAAAGCTTTGAATACTtgtaaattttcacttgaaagaTCAACACCTTTTTCAGTCTTGATTGAAGGTATTTATATGGCTATTTGAAATAAATCCGTTGGAGGGAGATAAATTTCAAACATTTCTTTAACCCTTGGTTCTTGACTAGTGGACAATACGAGAGGTTACTTTATGTCAGATTTTACAATCGTTTGGCAAGCCTTTACCTGCTCTATTATACTTTTTGCTGTGCACCTTTTGTCTATGCTTTTAAGGAAAATATATCTTGGAATGTGTACCTAGGACTCCTTTTGCCTTGTTTGGTAACAATATTTCACATAAAGTTATTGACTTTTAATGTTACGAATTGTTTGCTCAGAGAATGTCTTGAACAGTTCTTTCGAGTGGTCAACTCTTACGTTTCGAATAAACGTTTCAAACCTTAAGCTTTCATAACCTTTCGTTCGAATAGTTGTACTTACTATTCGACACACTACAAATTCTTACTACTCGGCAAGGTTGGCTCTTCCACTCTTCGGCCATTGTTACCTTCAAGTCTTCAATTCTTCTACTCTTAGACTCTTTGTCTTGAACTCTTCGCAGCATCCAATCTTCATAGTTTCTTGACTCCTCGTCTGAGAGCTTGGTTGGCTGTTCGAATTGTAACTTTCGAATTACAATTCGTACTCCTTGGAACTATTCGCAttgaaattgaaagaaaattcTTAAGTCTAAATGAGTAAAACAAATTGGGGACTAAATTTTCTAAGTCTTTTGGTATTATcaacatttaatttatatatacttgttcctaacattttgtttggttaaaaataacaattttttttttctatttggtgcttttttcaaaaaatgaacatagattattacaaaattatttcctataaaatattaattatccatTATCTATacaaatggaaaacaaaaaaaaaaacaaaattaacacaacaaagaaaaccaaattattatccaattttaatttttttttacctttgtGAAGGTAGCAACCAAAAAATTGGTTTATGCCTTCTAGAAGgcaaaaacatttttaaaaaattgcacaaaacaaaaaattgaaggtaaaaaaaatctaacatatagattttttttttttaaaaaaaaaacttaaatttgaagataaaaataagaagaagaaaataaagaggATGTATAAATACATAGACTTGATTGGTTAACTCTCATAAAAAGTGAGACAAGTGATGGAGCCTGAAGGAGGGTTCAAAGAGAGAGCTACGAGAGAGGAAagagatttgaaaaataatttctgacTAAAAGTTTATAAGGATATTTTTTCAGTGAAAtgaatctttatttctttaattacaatgaatattttttattgactttattttctttgaataacAAAATACCAAAAGAATCTAAAAATGACTTTCAAAAATCACATACCAAGTTTTCAAATAAActcttactttaaaaaaattatataattttcattgatttgatttcagattacattaaaaaaaattatgggtTAGTTTTGAGTcaagtcaattttattttttttttggttgaaatagtCAAGGCAATTAAAATCAACATACATAAcaaatttaatactccgtataatttatcATGTAGttttttaacaatatttttaacaaggttgcaaaaatcgctaggcgcctgTGGgtgcctagtttttttttttttttttttttagtttttagtttttaatttaatttttttaaaaaatatattttaagtgttaataattgtaaaatttttaatattataagtcTTTAGACTTTAATAgtcaaatagttaatacttattaagttattagttattatttattaattattagtgcattacttattagtttaatttaattattacttattattttattaagttattacttattagactattagagtattagtccATACactataacattaatagtttaaatgtttaagatttataatttaaaaaaaaaaaaaaaaaagcccaacCGGCCGGTGGCCTAGGCGGCTCAGGAGCCCGGCCAGGCGGCGCCTAGTCGGGCAGCTAGGAgcccggccgcggaggaggccgatttcggccttcctcgacgcggccgggcgccgcctagcgcctaggtgcCGATTGCGCGAATTTTGTAACACTGATTTTTAAACTAAGAAAGATTAGCAAGCATTCTTTATTATTTACGACAAACATGTAACATAATTCAAGCCAAATCAATG from Ipomoea triloba cultivar NCNSP0323 chromosome 12, ASM357664v1 encodes the following:
- the LOC115999788 gene encoding uncharacterized protein LOC115999788 gives rise to the protein MVLVSALLGILQKPTIGDVIIEMMLFMAPIWIAIVVGVLVGWSWRPSWANLSGVKDCFDSTLSSSSKTFSSRISLQNVLTGLTSMKSQLPSCVSSNSEAETSAPIPHPCSLQPKSEKSVLVDDNDLHQLSQLVDENDGGPAWIQMMDRSAPNMSYQAWRRDLQNGLPQYRSRSVYEDARPEMVRDFFWDDEFRLKWDDMLIHAETLEECPATGTMMVQWVRKFPFFCSDREYIIGRRIWKSGQAYYCVTKGVPCSSVPRSNKPRRVDVYYSSWCIRPVESKIDGRLTACEVLLFHNEDMGIPWEIAKLGVRQGMWGAVKKIDPALRTYQKHRASEAPLSRSASMAQINTQFSVDKLRSLEGEKSLAEVENLDAPQKPAAGRNVPKLLLVGGAIALACSLDRGLLTKAVIFGVGRRFAGIGKRC